Proteins encoded by one window of Prosthecobacter vanneervenii:
- a CDS encoding (R)-mandelonitrile lyase — protein sequence MDIHRNGSRPSAQGPAAWFTGTVRIDPLIQTEAPARVAGATVTFEPGARTAWHTHPLGQTIIVTSGCGRAQRLGGPVVEIHPGDVVWFPPGEKHWHGASPTTAMTHIAIQESHDGKAVDWLEHVTDEEYQQPTQLN from the coding sequence ATGGACATCCACCGCAACGGCTCACGCCCCTCCGCCCAGGGCCCCGCAGCCTGGTTCACCGGCACCGTGCGCATCGATCCCCTCATTCAAACCGAGGCTCCCGCCCGCGTCGCCGGAGCCACCGTCACCTTCGAGCCCGGTGCTCGCACCGCCTGGCACACCCATCCCCTCGGCCAGACCATCATCGTCACCTCCGGCTGCGGCCGCGCCCAGCGCCTCGGTGGCCCTGTTGTCGAAATCCACCCCGGCGATGTCGTCTGGTTCCCGCCCGGCGAAAAACACTGGCACGGCGCCTCCCCCACCACCGCCATGACCCACATCGCCATCCAGGAAAGCCACGATGGCAAAGCCGTCGACTGGTTGGAGCACGTCACCGACGAAGAATACCAGCAGCCCACTCAGCTCAATTAA
- a CDS encoding DNA cytosine methyltransferase, which yields MVQPSKSYTVAELFCGCGGFSHGFWRTGRFQTVLGNDVKKFALKTFEKNHSHGEHVPATILGDIRDVPDRKIKALITAKGIETLDCLIGGPPCQGFSQMRRTEARKDSEIVSFGGYNKLDQDPRNDLVLRFLEVAAALNPKVVVIENVPQFLSHYHDGKKGGIAQQVEEILIEMGYKVSCGILNAADYGVPQLRQRAVIVASRLGPLTLPVQTHGDPELLAGWNGQPWVTVQDAISDLPYDAPLHESLGGSKGGYTKKADNAFAKLMRTSKQFAYNHITRSYQRQVIEIIKEMRQGETWDDASARLQKRYEKLVANAVASGETEKQARKRLEAEGRIIPVFYKRYYWSAYTRLAWDRPALTITANANFLGSGRFTHPEMNRGITIREAARLQSFDDSFTFHTSDDEKRATDNLGVGLDMIGEAVPPLLARAIGNTVAVHLDEHI from the coding sequence ATGGTTCAACCATCAAAATCATATACTGTAGCGGAGCTGTTCTGTGGCTGTGGAGGCTTTTCACATGGGTTCTGGCGGACCGGCAGGTTCCAAACCGTTTTGGGAAATGACGTCAAGAAATTTGCCCTCAAAACTTTCGAAAAGAACCACTCCCACGGTGAGCATGTGCCCGCTACGATTTTGGGAGATATTCGAGATGTGCCAGACAGAAAAATTAAAGCCTTGATTACCGCTAAAGGCATTGAAACGCTTGATTGCCTGATTGGGGGACCTCCCTGCCAAGGCTTTTCTCAGATGAGGCGAACGGAGGCGCGGAAGGATTCGGAAATCGTGTCGTTTGGTGGCTACAACAAACTCGATCAAGACCCCCGCAATGATTTGGTGCTACGGTTCCTCGAGGTTGCTGCGGCACTCAACCCTAAAGTGGTAGTCATTGAAAATGTGCCTCAATTTCTAAGCCATTATCACGACGGCAAGAAGGGAGGGATCGCTCAACAGGTCGAAGAGATATTAATTGAGATGGGCTACAAGGTGTCATGCGGCATTCTAAATGCGGCAGATTACGGTGTGCCCCAGCTTCGCCAGCGAGCAGTCATTGTGGCTTCCCGCCTAGGTCCTTTAACACTCCCCGTGCAAACCCACGGCGACCCTGAATTACTCGCAGGATGGAATGGTCAGCCTTGGGTCACTGTGCAAGACGCCATCAGTGACCTGCCTTATGATGCGCCATTGCATGAGTCTTTGGGAGGGAGCAAGGGGGGGTACACCAAAAAGGCAGACAATGCGTTTGCCAAGCTGATGAGAACTTCGAAGCAGTTTGCATACAACCATATCACCCGCAGCTATCAGCGCCAAGTTATCGAGATCATAAAGGAGATGCGTCAGGGGGAGACTTGGGACGACGCCAGTGCACGATTACAGAAACGCTATGAGAAGCTGGTAGCAAATGCGGTCGCCAGTGGCGAAACCGAAAAGCAGGCTCGTAAGCGATTGGAAGCCGAAGGGCGAATCATCCCCGTTTTTTACAAGCGCTACTATTGGAGCGCTTACACAAGGCTGGCGTGGGATCGTCCGGCATTAACAATCACGGCTAACGCTAATTTCCTCGGTTCGGGTAGATTCACGCATCCCGAGATGAACCGAGGCATCACAATCAGAGAAGCTGCGAGACTGCAGAGCTTCGATGACTCGTTTACATTTCACACGTCAGACGATGAAAAGAGAGCCACCGATAATCTTGGTGTTGGCTTAGATATGATTGGCGAAGCCGTGCCTCCTCTTCTGGCGCGTGCAATTGGAAATACAGTGGCAGTGCATCTAGACGAACACATTTAA
- a CDS encoding McrB family protein, whose protein sequence is MSEPFEIAQQALAKMKEEIGADATFSVDQIWAYADEEVPSTRRPGAVVKLTRKGYIVPTGKIRNAATEKRAGSKVPEYRFAQADDAEQAGMALEAGNLLAVFNNDCTAVMAVGEGRVKRLLASLLAKRFLVLTGLAGSGKTKLAQAFARWLSHVADDPQNTAHVLIPVGADWTGTDAILGYADGIDAGRYVSRAALDLILRAAKPENSGTPHFLILDEMNLSHVERYFADILSAIESDEAIPLHQDAERKGNGESVPQSTKLPSNLFIIGTVNVDETTYMFSPKVLDRANVIEFRMEAAEIAAFLESPQAVRLEELDGKGAVFGPGFVALAANKRITVPAEVKDRFKEEMLLFFTLLQKHHAEFGYRTSYEAGRFIHFYKELGGHEEADATWFEPAMDAVIVQKLLPKLHGSRTKLEGLLWALAYACGTPRGTQRAEDYLKACALAGEAEDDARSPDSVAKKLTVSRGQARFPLSFDKILRMHQKLVRDQFVTFAEA, encoded by the coding sequence ATGTCCGAACCATTTGAAATTGCGCAACAGGCGCTTGCAAAAATGAAGGAAGAAATAGGCGCAGACGCCACGTTCAGCGTGGACCAGATCTGGGCTTATGCGGATGAAGAAGTGCCTAGCACTCGCCGCCCTGGTGCTGTGGTAAAACTAACGCGAAAAGGATATATTGTTCCCACCGGAAAGATCCGCAATGCGGCGACTGAAAAGCGAGCTGGAAGTAAAGTGCCCGAATATAGATTCGCTCAAGCTGATGATGCCGAGCAAGCTGGTATGGCGCTCGAAGCAGGAAACTTGCTGGCTGTATTCAATAACGATTGTACAGCGGTGATGGCGGTAGGTGAAGGGCGCGTCAAGCGGCTACTAGCGTCTTTGTTAGCAAAACGTTTCCTTGTTTTGACTGGGTTGGCGGGGTCGGGCAAAACTAAACTTGCCCAAGCCTTCGCCCGGTGGCTAAGTCATGTTGCGGATGACCCACAGAACACAGCTCATGTGTTGATTCCTGTTGGCGCGGATTGGACCGGAACTGATGCAATCCTTGGATATGCTGATGGGATTGATGCGGGTCGTTATGTGTCGCGTGCCGCTCTGGATTTGATTCTGCGTGCCGCCAAGCCTGAGAATTCTGGCACACCGCATTTCCTGATTTTAGACGAGATGAATCTTTCTCATGTAGAGCGGTATTTTGCCGATATCCTGTCCGCTATCGAGTCTGACGAGGCGATTCCATTGCATCAAGATGCTGAGCGAAAGGGGAACGGAGAGTCTGTGCCGCAATCCACTAAGTTGCCGTCGAATCTCTTCATTATCGGTACTGTGAATGTTGATGAAACGACTTACATGTTCTCACCCAAGGTGCTAGACCGGGCGAACGTGATCGAGTTCCGTATGGAGGCGGCTGAGATCGCTGCGTTTCTGGAATCTCCCCAAGCGGTGCGTTTGGAAGAACTGGACGGAAAGGGGGCGGTTTTCGGTCCCGGCTTCGTGGCACTTGCGGCAAACAAGCGAATCACGGTGCCAGCAGAGGTGAAGGACCGCTTTAAGGAAGAAATGCTGCTTTTTTTTACCCTGCTGCAAAAGCACCACGCAGAGTTTGGCTACCGTACAAGCTACGAAGCAGGGCGGTTCATCCACTTCTACAAAGAACTGGGCGGACATGAGGAGGCAGATGCCACGTGGTTTGAGCCTGCAATGGATGCGGTGATAGTGCAAAAGCTATTGCCGAAGCTGCATGGCAGCCGCACGAAATTGGAAGGCCTGCTGTGGGCACTAGCATACGCATGTGGGACGCCACGTGGGACGCAGCGTGCAGAAGATTACCTGAAAGCCTGTGCGTTAGCGGGTGAGGCTGAGGATGATGCGCGTTCTCCCGATTCCGTGGCCAAGAAGCTTACGGTCTCAAGGGGGCAAGCGCGCTTTCCTCTGAGCTTTGATAAAATTCTCAGAATGCACCAGAAGCTGGTGCGAGATCAGTTTGTGACCTTTGCCGAAGCGTGA
- a CDS encoding LacI family DNA-binding transcriptional regulator, with translation MARPSMNDIALRLGISKMTVSRALRGGKHVEAELRGRILGVAEELGYRPDPEIAKLMTHMRRTRRTAEPQTLAFVWAERSSREMERSSWSQQLVLGAHRQAEKLGFRLEEFHLSARGMTGRRLSDILEARGIPGFILSPLVSRSRGHVSMAWEKFSSVVIGLGYARPQLHRVHHHHYLGMMTALRMLKKQGCKRIGFYCGSTINERMFRAWSASFLAHHPLAKPGELLALRKVMSRGDFQEWLRGAKPEVVIDGGHLVKEWLEEVPASRRPLHVSLGWRADMPEVAGVDQQADVLGAAAVDLLVTQYQQNERGIPDSPRIVMTEGRWRSAGERPPISKGGGKG, from the coding sequence ATGGCACGCCCCTCCATGAATGACATCGCCCTGCGGCTTGGGATTTCCAAGATGACGGTGTCGCGTGCGCTGCGAGGCGGAAAGCATGTGGAGGCGGAGCTGAGGGGGAGGATTTTGGGGGTAGCAGAAGAGCTGGGGTACCGGCCGGACCCGGAGATCGCGAAGCTGATGACGCACATGCGGCGGACGAGGCGGACGGCTGAGCCGCAGACGCTGGCGTTTGTCTGGGCGGAGCGGAGTTCGCGGGAGATGGAGAGGTCATCGTGGTCGCAGCAGCTGGTGCTGGGGGCGCACCGGCAGGCGGAGAAGCTGGGTTTTCGGCTGGAGGAATTTCACCTCTCTGCGAGGGGGATGACGGGGAGGAGGCTGTCGGACATTCTGGAGGCGCGGGGGATACCGGGATTCATCCTCTCTCCGCTGGTGTCACGCAGCCGGGGGCATGTGAGCATGGCGTGGGAGAAGTTTAGCAGCGTGGTGATCGGGCTGGGCTATGCGAGGCCGCAGCTGCACCGGGTGCACCACCACCACTATCTGGGCATGATGACGGCGCTGCGGATGCTGAAGAAGCAGGGGTGCAAGCGGATCGGGTTTTACTGCGGAAGCACGATCAATGAGCGGATGTTTCGTGCGTGGTCGGCGAGCTTTCTGGCGCATCATCCGCTGGCAAAGCCGGGGGAGCTGCTGGCGCTGAGGAAGGTGATGAGCCGGGGTGATTTTCAGGAGTGGCTGCGCGGAGCGAAGCCCGAGGTGGTGATCGACGGCGGGCACCTGGTGAAGGAGTGGCTGGAAGAGGTGCCTGCAAGCCGCAGGCCGCTGCATGTCTCGCTAGGCTGGCGGGCGGACATGCCGGAGGTAGCGGGAGTGGACCAGCAGGCGGATGTGCTGGGGGCTGCAGCGGTGGATCTACTGGTGACGCAGTACCAACAAAATGAGCGTGGTATTCCAGACTCCCCGAGGATCGTGATGACGGAAGGGCGATGGCGGTCAGCGGGGGAGCGCCCTCCCATAAGCAAGGGAGGTGGAAAAGGCTGA
- a CDS encoding NAD(P)-dependent alcohol dehydrogenase: MPTAKAYAASSPTSALSHLSIPRRDPTDRDVEIDILYCGVCHSDLHQARNEWSAMPTVYPCVPGHEIVGRITQVGSAVKKHKVGDIVGVGCLVGSDQSCPQCAANLEQFCPHATFTYNSPDKHGTAPVTYGGYSSSIVVDEHFALTVPANLSLPGVAPLLCAGITTYSPMRRWGDLKGKKVGVVGLGGLGHMGVKFAHAFGAHTVVISTSPKKKDAALALGADEVIISSDANEMQRHAFSFDFILDTVSADHDINSYLNLLKIDGTLTLVGAPDKPLPVSAFGLLFGRKRLAGSLIGGIAETQEMLDFCGTHGITSDVEIIPIQKINEAYDRLLKSDVKYRFSIDMASLKAE; the protein is encoded by the coding sequence ATGCCCACCGCCAAAGCCTACGCCGCCTCCAGCCCCACCTCCGCACTCTCCCACCTCAGCATCCCCCGCCGCGACCCCACCGACCGCGACGTCGAGATCGACATTCTCTACTGCGGCGTCTGCCACTCCGACCTCCATCAGGCCCGCAATGAGTGGAGCGCCATGCCCACCGTCTATCCCTGCGTCCCCGGCCACGAAATCGTCGGCCGCATCACCCAGGTCGGCTCTGCCGTGAAAAAGCACAAAGTCGGCGACATCGTCGGCGTCGGCTGCCTCGTTGGCTCCGACCAGTCCTGCCCTCAGTGCGCCGCCAATCTCGAGCAGTTCTGCCCCCACGCCACCTTCACCTACAATTCCCCCGACAAGCACGGCACCGCCCCCGTCACCTACGGCGGCTACTCCTCCTCCATCGTCGTCGATGAGCACTTCGCGCTTACCGTTCCCGCAAACCTCAGCCTCCCCGGTGTCGCCCCGCTCCTCTGCGCAGGCATCACAACCTACTCCCCCATGCGCCGCTGGGGCGACCTCAAAGGCAAAAAAGTCGGCGTCGTCGGCCTCGGCGGTCTCGGCCACATGGGCGTAAAATTCGCCCACGCCTTCGGAGCCCACACCGTCGTCATCTCCACCTCTCCCAAAAAGAAAGACGCCGCCCTCGCCCTCGGAGCCGATGAAGTCATCATCTCCAGCGACGCCAACGAAATGCAGCGCCACGCCTTCAGCTTCGACTTCATCCTCGACACCGTCTCCGCCGACCACGACATCAACAGCTACCTCAACCTCCTCAAAATCGACGGCACCCTCACCCTCGTCGGCGCCCCTGACAAGCCTCTCCCCGTCTCCGCCTTCGGCCTCCTCTTCGGTCGCAAGCGCCTCGCCGGATCCCTCATCGGTGGCATCGCCGAAACCCAGGAAATGCTCGACTTCTGCGGCACCCACGGCATCACCTCCGACGTCGAAATCATCCCCATCCAAAAAATCAACGAAGCCTACGACCGCCTCCTCAAGAGCGACGTCAAATACCGCTTCTCCATCGACATGGCCTCCCTCAAAGCCGAGTAA
- a CDS encoding addiction module protein, which yields MSITYEAIMDAALQLTPADRCRVATGLWDSVGTSADDLAPDELETLLNQRETEMDQDPSQEISHQEFLAHFSARRQA from the coding sequence ATGTCCATCACCTACGAAGCCATCATGGATGCCGCCCTGCAGCTCACCCCTGCCGACCGCTGCCGTGTCGCCACAGGTCTATGGGACTCCGTCGGCACTTCCGCCGATGACCTCGCGCCAGACGAGCTCGAAACCCTGCTCAACCAGCGCGAGACCGAAATGGACCAAGACCCCTCCCAAGAGATCAGCCATCAGGAATTTCTAGCCCACTTCTCAGCCCGGCGTCAGGCGTGA
- a CDS encoding FAD-dependent oxidoreductase, translating to MKSALLATLLTLTAAAAHAQPLWLEAESFSSPGGWVLDTQFIDIMGSPYLMAHGMGKPVKDATTSIELPAGTYTLWARTKNWVAPFNATGAPGRFQITVNGTTLDHEFGTTGKDWQWEKAGPVKLSGGKATLALHDLTGFDGRIDALILAKDGEDFTPPADLAATNKLRRQLLGLPEKAPETSEFDLVVIGGGYSGMGAAISGARQGLKVAFIQNRPVLGGNGSSEIQVWAMGGTRRGLYPHLGEIVEEFADRASNSPAASPQEFNDKLKEDTVKAEKTIQLFLNTHVYGVEMTSSATVPVASGSASASGKPTHTIRSVIGLDTKTGKETRFLGKLFVDCTGHGSVGALAGAEFMMEEKGRMGMSNMWVMQNLKHPVTWPATPWALPLTLEDFPEPKALAPVGKKNAENMKGYDLGYTPTPAPEDYVHGEWFWESGFDKHPLNDLELIRDHNFRAVYGAVSALKTLKAEKYADFDLTWLAYIGGPRESRRIVGDMILNGEDMVKGIIHPDGCVPTTWDQDLHYPKEQYAKNFPDNPFISRAEFGKHTDRKNGYPVPYRCFYSKDIGNLFMAGRTISVERHALGSTRVMRTCGMMGEVVGKAAWICVRHHTTPRGVYEQYLDILKDLMSQPGAMRRDTLEGNLYLPANAKKLPDLPPPGSSADSIDPKKLEGIVIDDTEAEFTGKWTHGEGLKPYVGNHYSYSSDKAASARFPFSVKQTGSYEVRIYFQPHENRAKSAPITLLTADGEKQVTVDQTKSPKDPQGAYSLGTYKFNAGEESAVIFRTTNAGGNVHLDAVQILPAK from the coding sequence ATGAAATCCGCCCTCCTCGCCACCCTCCTCACCCTCACCGCCGCTGCGGCCCACGCGCAGCCCCTCTGGCTTGAGGCCGAATCCTTCTCCTCCCCCGGCGGCTGGGTCCTCGACACCCAGTTTATCGACATCATGGGCTCCCCCTACCTTATGGCCCACGGCATGGGCAAGCCCGTCAAAGACGCCACCACCAGCATCGAGCTCCCCGCCGGCACCTACACCCTCTGGGCCCGCACCAAAAACTGGGTCGCCCCCTTCAATGCCACCGGCGCCCCCGGGCGCTTCCAGATCACCGTCAACGGCACCACCCTCGACCACGAATTCGGCACCACCGGCAAAGACTGGCAGTGGGAAAAAGCCGGACCCGTCAAACTCTCCGGCGGCAAGGCCACCCTCGCCCTCCACGACCTCACCGGCTTCGATGGCCGCATCGACGCCCTCATCCTCGCCAAAGACGGCGAAGACTTCACCCCGCCCGCCGACCTCGCCGCTACCAATAAGCTCCGCCGTCAGCTCCTCGGCCTCCCAGAGAAAGCTCCCGAGACCTCCGAGTTCGACCTCGTCGTCATCGGCGGCGGCTACTCCGGCATGGGCGCCGCCATCTCCGGCGCACGCCAGGGCCTCAAGGTCGCCTTCATCCAAAATCGCCCCGTCCTCGGTGGCAACGGCTCCAGCGAGATCCAGGTCTGGGCCATGGGAGGCACCCGCCGCGGCCTCTACCCCCACCTCGGCGAGATCGTCGAAGAGTTCGCCGACCGCGCCAGCAACAGCCCCGCCGCCTCCCCCCAGGAGTTTAATGACAAGCTCAAGGAAGACACCGTCAAAGCCGAGAAAACGATCCAGCTCTTCCTCAATACCCACGTTTACGGCGTCGAGATGACAAGTAGCGCAACCGTCCCGGTTGCCTCCGGTTCCGCCTCAGCCTCCGGCAAACCCACCCACACCATCCGCTCCGTCATCGGCCTCGACACCAAAACCGGCAAAGAAACCCGCTTCCTCGGCAAGCTCTTCGTGGACTGCACCGGCCACGGCAGCGTCGGCGCCCTCGCCGGAGCCGAGTTCATGATGGAAGAAAAAGGCCGTATGGGCATGAGCAACATGTGGGTCATGCAGAATTTGAAGCACCCCGTCACCTGGCCCGCCACCCCCTGGGCCCTCCCCCTCACATTGGAAGACTTCCCTGAGCCCAAAGCCCTCGCCCCCGTCGGCAAAAAGAACGCCGAAAACATGAAAGGCTACGACCTCGGCTACACCCCCACACCCGCCCCCGAAGACTACGTCCACGGCGAGTGGTTCTGGGAAAGCGGCTTCGACAAGCACCCCCTCAACGACCTCGAGCTCATCCGCGACCACAACTTCCGCGCCGTTTACGGAGCCGTCTCCGCCCTCAAAACCCTCAAGGCCGAAAAATACGCCGACTTCGACCTCACCTGGCTCGCCTACATCGGCGGCCCCCGCGAATCCCGCCGCATCGTTGGAGATATGATCCTCAATGGCGAAGACATGGTCAAAGGCATCATCCATCCCGACGGCTGCGTCCCCACCACCTGGGACCAGGACCTGCACTATCCCAAAGAGCAGTACGCCAAAAACTTCCCCGACAATCCCTTCATCTCCCGCGCCGAATTCGGCAAGCACACCGACCGCAAAAACGGCTACCCCGTCCCCTACCGCTGCTTCTACAGCAAAGACATCGGCAATCTCTTCATGGCCGGCCGCACCATCTCCGTCGAGCGCCACGCCCTCGGCTCCACCCGCGTCATGCGCACCTGCGGCATGATGGGAGAAGTCGTCGGCAAAGCCGCCTGGATCTGCGTCCGCCATCACACCACCCCCCGCGGCGTCTACGAGCAGTACCTCGACATCCTCAAAGACCTCATGTCACAGCCCGGCGCCATGCGCCGCGACACCCTCGAAGGAAATCTCTACCTCCCCGCCAACGCCAAAAAACTCCCCGACCTCCCCCCTCCCGGCTCCTCCGCCGACAGCATCGACCCCAAAAAGCTCGAAGGCATCGTCATCGACGACACCGAAGCCGAGTTCACCGGCAAATGGACCCACGGCGAAGGCCTCAAGCCCTACGTCGGCAACCACTACAGCTACAGCAGCGACAAAGCCGCCAGCGCCCGCTTCCCCTTCAGCGTGAAACAAACGGGCAGCTACGAAGTCCGCATCTACTTCCAGCCCCACGAAAACCGCGCCAAATCCGCCCCCATCACCCTCCTCACCGCCGACGGCGAAAAACAAGTCACCGTCGATCAAACCAAGTCCCCCAAAGACCCCCAAGGCGCTTACAGCTTGGGCACTTACAAGTTCAATGCAGGTGAAGAGTCCGCAGTGATTTTCCGCACCACCAACGCCGGCGGAAACGTGCACTTAGACGCCGTCCAGATCCTCCCCGCCAAATAA
- a CDS encoding efflux RND transporter periplasmic adaptor subunit, which produces MCVGLVASIILSGCHKHVEHVEEEEKSQLILTKPLVQDTVVTREYVCQIRSNRNIEVRALERGYLESIFVKEGQLVKEGEPMFKILPLVYQAELKSKEAEAQVAKVEYENTERLTKQNVVSDKELAMAKAKYEQRLAEVGLAQAHLGFTNFKAPFSGLIDRLRVRNGSLLDEGDLLTTLSDNSEMWVYFNVPEAEYLDYMSQEQPEERKKVSLVMANGAVFKESGRINVIEAEFNNQTGTIPFRADFPNPDRLLRHGETGNIRMKKLVKGALLIPQKSTFEVLDHHYVFVVGKDEIVKQERIHIVEEVEDLFIVAPGSVSENDRIIFEGLRDAHDGEKATDYEFEEPKEAFKKLKLKAE; this is translated from the coding sequence ATGTGCGTCGGCCTAGTGGCCAGCATCATTTTAAGCGGCTGCCACAAGCATGTGGAGCATGTCGAGGAAGAAGAAAAGTCACAGCTGATTCTCACCAAGCCGCTCGTGCAGGACACGGTGGTAACACGTGAATACGTATGCCAGATCCGCTCAAACCGCAACATCGAGGTGCGAGCCTTGGAGCGCGGTTATCTTGAGTCCATCTTTGTCAAAGAAGGCCAGCTGGTCAAAGAGGGCGAGCCTATGTTCAAAATCCTGCCGCTGGTTTACCAGGCTGAGCTGAAGAGCAAAGAAGCAGAAGCGCAGGTGGCCAAGGTGGAGTACGAAAACACCGAGCGCCTGACGAAGCAAAACGTGGTGTCAGACAAGGAACTGGCGATGGCCAAGGCCAAGTACGAGCAACGCCTGGCGGAGGTGGGCCTGGCCCAAGCACATCTCGGCTTTACCAACTTCAAGGCCCCCTTCTCCGGCCTGATCGACCGTCTGCGGGTGCGAAACGGCAGTCTGCTGGATGAAGGCGACCTGCTGACCACGCTCTCCGACAACAGCGAGATGTGGGTGTATTTCAACGTGCCCGAGGCCGAATATCTGGACTACATGTCCCAAGAGCAGCCTGAGGAACGAAAGAAGGTCTCGCTGGTGATGGCCAATGGCGCGGTGTTCAAGGAATCCGGGCGGATCAATGTGATCGAAGCCGAGTTCAACAACCAGACGGGAACGATTCCTTTCCGAGCCGACTTCCCAAATCCGGACCGTCTGCTCCGTCATGGAGAGACTGGCAACATCCGGATGAAGAAGCTGGTGAAGGGCGCACTGCTCATTCCACAGAAGTCCACCTTTGAGGTGCTGGACCACCATTATGTGTTTGTGGTCGGCAAGGACGAAATCGTCAAGCAGGAGCGCATCCACATCGTGGAAGAGGTGGAAGACCTCTTCATCGTGGCACCAGGGAGCGTGAGCGAGAATGACCGGATCATATTCGAGGGGCTGCGAGACGCCCATGATGGCGAAAAGGCCACCGACTATGAGTTTGAGGAACCGAAGGAAGCTTTCAAGAAGCTGAAGCTCAAGGCGGAATAA